In a single window of the Candidatus Hydrogenedentota bacterium genome:
- a CDS encoding polyprenyl synthetase family protein, whose protein sequence is MSPFNLASYLAERKLLIDRALDERLPSAAVEPRHVHEAMRYATLGGGKRLRAILALSVADLANAPFESVLDSACAIEFVHTASLILDDLPSMDDADTRRDIPSTHVRFGEASALLASVALIAQAFELVARNAASSSQPEVAALVTQSLAQVIGTQGAIYGQHLDLGQSEVPLTLEAMEDTYRRKASALFAGGLTIPATLVGMSLAQREALNNYALELGLAFQITDDLIDAGLHGEESHKITMVTHLGEEGAHKRVSDLVASAEDHLRIFGDAADPLRMMARYVATRKF, encoded by the coding sequence ATGAGTCCGTTTAACTTAGCCTCATACCTCGCAGAGCGCAAGCTCCTCATCGACCGTGCGCTCGATGAACGTCTGCCGAGCGCGGCAGTGGAACCTCGCCACGTCCACGAAGCCATGCGATACGCGACTCTCGGCGGAGGTAAACGTCTTCGGGCAATACTCGCACTGTCCGTAGCGGACCTTGCGAACGCGCCCTTTGAGAGCGTGCTGGATTCGGCCTGTGCCATCGAGTTTGTTCATACCGCCTCCCTCATACTCGATGATTTGCCATCCATGGACGACGCCGACACACGTCGAGACATTCCCAGCACACATGTCCGATTTGGAGAGGCATCTGCGCTGTTGGCGTCCGTGGCACTCATTGCACAGGCATTCGAGTTGGTCGCCCGCAATGCCGCGTCGTCGTCGCAACCTGAAGTGGCGGCCCTAGTCACACAGTCTTTGGCCCAAGTCATCGGTACCCAAGGAGCCATCTACGGTCAGCACCTGGATCTAGGTCAGTCCGAAGTGCCGCTGACCCTGGAAGCGATGGAAGACACCTATCGGCGGAAGGCATCGGCGCTTTTTGCGGGCGGACTCACTATCCCCGCGACCCTGGTCGGAATGTCGTTGGCACAGCGCGAGGCTTTGAACAACTACGCACTGGAATTGGGACTGGCTTTTCAGATCACCGATGACCTTATCGATGCTGGCCTCCACGGCGAGGAATCCCACAAGATTACGATGGTGACGCATCTGGGTGAAGAAGGGGCACATAAACGAGTTTCGGATCTGGTTGCATCTGCGGAAGACCATCTGCGGATATTCGGCGATGCCGCCGATCCACTACGGATGATGGCAAGGTATGTCGCGACGCGGAAGTTCTAG